In the Platichthys flesus chromosome 14, fPlaFle2.1, whole genome shotgun sequence genome, GTCTtactcctctgtttctctccctttctccatctcactcctctgtttctctccctttctcaatctcactcctctgtttctctccctttttccatctcactcctctgtttctctccctttctccggCTCAGTCGTCTCTCTCCCTATTGTTTTATCTACCTGTAtcgctttgtttatttttttttcaaccgTCTTTTTGTGTGTAACTTGCCTCTAACTCTCTCATCTGTCTGCACCGTAGAGACGCTATGTTAACCGTCTCGAATGCACAGACTTGATGCACAGCGTTTCTTCATCCGCTAAACCACTACCGTTAAAACCAAAGAAATCTTTACAAATAGAACCGCCCCGTCAGCTTTTAAATCATAACCTTCTGTTTTGACTGTAGGTCCGGGTCCGTACGGGACACATTTATGCACTGTGGAGGTCTGAGCTTCCAGACCTTTACCTTGCTCTGAATTCAATCTGTCCTGAGAATCTAGGGGTTCACAAACTGAGGGAAACACAAAAATCAGCGGTGTACTCACAATGAAGCCATTGTTGCCTCCATCCTGACAGTAGAAGAGGCTATTGCTGGCCTGGAAGAGGAACAGGCCCGTCTGAGCATGGTAGTCATAGGAGGTTATACCAAATGCTCCTAAACGTTTACGCTCTCTCAGCAACTCCTCCTCTCGAGAGTAGGCCCCCTGGTGAGGTGTAGCCTTAAAAGTCCGacatgagagaagaagaaaaaaaatattactaatacatttttacactgtatatgttttttaatgcatATATAGACAGGAATTTACTGTGAACTATAGTTGAAAAAGGACATTAAACTGACCCATCCTCACAGATAAAACTATTGCAAGTGCATGCATTCTTCTCATAGTTTCTACCATGGTCCCTTAATCTTTTGAGCTTCAAAACATATGTAAGCTACTCAAAAACATTAAGTGCTTATCTCGCCCATTTCTCAGACACATCACCCTGTGCCATTGGTTACAAACAGAAAGAGTGGAGGAATTCACCTGGAAGTGATCCAGCATCTGTTTCCAGGACAACACTAAGAGGGCCTCTTTACGGATCTTCTTGGGGATTTCAGAGTAGAGTAACGAATTCTCTCTGCTCCCATAAGGCATTCCTTGTAAGTACATAGAAAAGCAGCTCAGACGACAGATCAAAAAATGCTTGTGtgagctgaaggaggagaaatgTAACACAGTGGTTGTTTTAATGTCATGAGGAAATCATATTGTGCTGACTagagaagaaaacatgacaATGGTCAAGTTAAAGGAGAACAAAGAAATAGCAGATAGGGAAGATTGTATGCAGCATCGTCAGTCAGCTTACCAAGGTAGTACAACCGGTGGGAGTGAGGTCCATTCTCATCCTTCTTCTGCACAAACTGGAAGTCATGGGGGGCCTTGTTAGCGATCATGCCAGAGTACTTCCTGCTACAGTGGATAATGTCACGAAGGCCCTCCCAAGAGTGTTTCTCCACAAAGAACTGAGATGGCACGtcctccatctccaccaccTCCGTGCTGTCCGAAAGGCCGTCCACAGCCATCATGCTCACAGTCAAACAGCTGGATGTTGACATTAGAAACAACTGGTAAGCGGTTTACCCACACACTCCTGCATCCTTGCATTCCTTCAATAGAATTTGTCAAAACATGTAACATGGACCCACAGTGTGGTACGGTACCTTTTCCAGATACCCTCTTTATTGTCAACAAGTTTGACCCTCTTGACTCTATGCATTCACCGGTCAACGTGCCTCACTCTGATCTGTAACCTATGAACAAAGGACAGAGCTAAAATCATTCACATTTTccaaagagaaaataaacaagcaaaaTACAACCCAACTCTGCTCCCAGAACAATAACAATCGGAACAATAAACTGCAATTCAATCCTATTGCACTGCATATATTCTGTTTACACGGTGCATTATTCCATCCTACTTATACATTTCTATTTTTGACTGTACTCTTTGCTGGAATGAATAAAGGagtatcttatcttattctaAGATATAGTTAAGCATGGTAACAATAGGTGCACCAGTCTTCTTAaggttttactttttttgttttgtttggaacCAGTCCTCAGACTACAATACGGGTGGAATCAAATCCTTCATAGAGCCCCACCTCAAATAAACATAGAAAGACCAGGGAGCCAGGAAAGAATCGTAGTCCCTGTTTAATCCCTCGTGTGAAACGACTGATATTTACAGCTGAGCAGCAGGTGAGGTCCAGGGTTTAGGGAATACCCCGCATACCTCCCTTTCTAATCCATGACGGCTGAGGGATCAGTGTGATGTAAACAGCAGTGGAGGGgaaatatatatactgtaaacTGAAGTTGGTTTCCTGATGATTGTGTTAGGAAGGTGTGTGATACTTAAATCTGTGTTTGAGAAACACTGATCTCACAACAAACATAACCCAGTAAACACAGTAGTTGAGCGAACCTGTGTACAAGGCGTGGACTGACGGAAGAGTATTTATGAATGGGGATCTCCCAAGTCTAGATCGtactttaaatctgttttttctaGTAGaagtataaaagaaaatatcataAACCTCAACGTTAAACTCACAATGGTATCTGTGTTGTCATGTAGAATGtgggaaaaaggaaataattgCAACAACAACTTGTAACGTAATACAAGGAAAAGGCCCCGTTGGCTCCAGCTGCTCGTTTGAGAGCCTGTAGCAGCCTTTCTTCATGGTGGGGGGGCAAGTCCGGTGGAGTTTAAACCACAGATACCGTTAATGTTCAGTTAGCTAGCCTGCAACAGAGCTTTGTTCTCCGATGTCAACTGTTCAGTCCCACCGGAGGAAAACACCGGCAAATCCGTTGGTGTTAACAATGCTACCGACAGCAATGTTACGTTTGACAGAGGACAAAGAAGGCGTGGATTGTAAGAAGATGTCACTTATGAAAGAGTCTGTCTGTTAAATCTAGCTTGGCTACATtttgacatgacagctctcctCTGTCATTTTCGCTCTGAAGCTAACTCGCTAGCCTAGCTAGTTAATGCTACACGGCCGCTAGCTAGCGGTTTCTGGTTTTCTAATGGGGAATAAAACACAGACGCTCACAAGACCGTCCCCGTGACATGAACTGAGATGAAAATAACACTTACCGACCTGGCGGCTGTTTGTTGAACCGGTGTGTAGGCTGTATTAGCTTGGTGTCAGTAAACAGATATTACAGCTGCTAAAGGTTGAGTCCATGGCCCTCAGCGGCCGCACAAAATATAGCTGGCGTTCAGAGCGGAGGGAGGAACCTTGGATGTGGTCACGGAACACTCCGGGATGTTTTCAGGGCTGCACCGCCGCTCTGATGAGGCGTCAGTGACGGTCAGTGCTGCGCCGCCTGTGGCCGGACGCTTCATGACCACTGAGCTGATCGGCTCCTGTATTTCAGGACTTCTGGCCCCAGCGGCTTTACAGGCATCGTTTAGACTACACACATCTGTGAAGCCTTCTTAGAAATGTCCAATATCCCAGATTAACCACTTAACGCATCCTCGGTCTGTGATACCTGTATATTCCCCGAACACAccattgttttaaatcattttgtgaTCAAATCTGGCGTACACCTCTATAAAGTTCGATTTTAAGATATTTAAACCATGTCAGTCTTTGTTGTTTCCCAGAGATTTACTGGATGTACATGTGTACTACAACTACTCCAGTTTCGTCTTAACCTTACAAAGCACCACTCATTGTTGATATTAAACCACCCACTGACGACACACCAGTTAACAGCTTCAACACTGGAAATCGGAAAAAAAAAGACCTGGAATTTTCTATTTGAAGCATTGTACAAAAGCAATCAAAGCAGACAAAATTTGTGGAGCACCCAGTTTcctttatttatacaaatacagCCATTCTACTTCAGAGGGATGAAACGAGAAGAGTGTGTGGCTCCAATACCGGGGCGACCGTGCTTGACTGGCTTGTAAGTGATGGAGAACTCGCCCAAGTAGTGGCCGCACATCTCAGGCTGtggagggggaagaaaaaaaagaaaatcaagattGGCAGACAAACAATAACctcatttaaataaatcctgTGATACGAATATACATCATCCTCGATGTATGAAACAGCATTTTGCGATTTAATAGCTGCTGATAATAGTTTCACTGATTCTGTGTAATTTGGGCAGGATTGAAATTGTGTGCATCTAAAACTAGAAGTCAGGATGAGATGTGCTAGCCGGCATGCTCCTAAAGGCAATGATTCTTAACACTTCTGCATTCATTAAATACATAACTGTTGTCGTCACATTTCTATAACATGTTGTGGAGTGTGTAATACTGCAGCTCTGAGATTTGACTTTTTTTCAGGTCGAGACATGGATGCTCAGAACTTGGGATGAGTGAGAAACTTTGTAAGATAATTCTCACTGAAACAAGAACAAAGAGGATTCACTAAATTTGCcaaatataacataacatcTGTATAAATTCACTTCAGGGTTTTTTCCCAGCTCTATAGTTGATGGTGGCCGTTACTGGCTAATTTGTCTGGAATGAGATTAACATGCCTCCTCGTCTGCAGCCTCCACTGAGCCatggttttaaaatgtcagtaatgtaatttaaaatgtgCCTGTTGGAgctctgagaaaaaaagagaacactGACTGGATACTGGATTCCTGTAAAGACCTTGGTCAGAGAGAAAACTAAACAAGCAATATTAAGTTCTTGGAAATTATTGTAGCTTGAAGCCTACTGATTGTTTTGCACCGAAGAAACTCCATATGAACTGGGCCTATGCCTAGTGAGCATTCACAGACTTGCCTAGGTGTGTGCGCGTCGCTCTTGCTCTACACGGCATGGAGCCAACACACTAGTGACCGTGGAGTTTCTTTGCTACTGTGTAGTCTCATTTAGTTTATGGTCCCCTTATGTATAAAATTCTCTCGGGTCTCGTTTACTTCAGAACAATGGAGTAATGTTGGAGCTGGTAGTTTTTGAACTGCAATGAAGAGAAAGCAGAGGACATGTTCTGTATTGAATGCGATGCTACCaagctgaccaatcacagctcttggGGTCTGCGTTGCCCTTGTGtagttacatttttttgggggggagtgCACAGCAGGGTACAGCTCAGGCTACATTGGAGCTAAGACTTAGATTcaacgcagaagcatgaattgggctTTAGACTCATTTATTCTGACCTGTTTCTCTGTACAGACAGATGCCCTTTTTGTTTAACTCTAATGTAAATGTATGACTCGTCTTCTTCAAAACACAACTAACAGATATGTTGATTCATAAGAGTCCCAGGTTAAACACTTGCTCTCGCTGCTAACCAAGACAGCCTCACCTTGATTTCAACCTGGTTGAAAGTTTTGCCGTTGTACACGCCAACCATTGATCCGACCATCTCGGGCAGGATGACCATGTCCCTGAGATGGGTCTTCACCACCTCGGGTTTCTCCATGGGGGGAGCCTCCTTCTTGGCCTTGCGCAGGCGCTTCAGGAGGGACTGCTGCTTACGGCGCAGTCCGCGGTTAAGCCTCCTCCTCTGGCGGGCGCAGTACAACTGCATCAGTTGCTCACTAGAGGATGAGAAGACAGTGAATTACACCAAAACTCACCTGTGACAAAGTCTAAATAACTTgtgagatacagacagacagcaccTCTAAAATCAGGGACCATCTCCCTTAGAGATTGAAGTTGGCATAGTCTATAGTCTGGTCTACATAGGATTTCCCCATTTGCTTATCAGCTCGTCCTGCTCTTATTGCATTGTTAGAAATTTGATGCCACTGCCCCTCAGATACCCAGATAACAAGCTAAAGGGACAGACTAGTCCGGCCGCTGTGGTGCAACCAGTCATcagaaggatgcagcccctgaattgacaCAGCTTCAGTATGGTTTGGGGATTGACAACAAAATCCTGtatttgaaacatttattttacatagaCTATTAATACCGTAAGTTAAAAACCCTATTTAAgtgtagaaataaataaacttgatttCCGCAGTTTGTGCTGCGATGTGTTGCTCTGCTTCCATTTATATGACAGGTCGGGCTGCCCTCGCTCCATCGCAAGTgaaatgcatgatgggaaaccATAAGTGCACTATTTGGGGTATAAAAAACTTTACTTCACACTCAGACACGACCACAAAGGGGCAAATTCCCTATATAGTAATTAGTGGGGGATTTAAGACAAAGCCTAGGCGTGGTCTCTAGTGAGCttcagaaaacatttgtttagaTCAGCTCTGAAATAAACGAGATGAAAAATCATGGCAATTAAAGGTGGATTACAAGTTAACGTTGTGGAGAATAAGTTTCATCCGCTGCAGTAACATTCCGTCACACGTTTATCAAGATGCACAACCTGAGTTACAGGTTTGACAAATAAAGAACAAGGACAGTCATTTCTGGGAGAAAAAATTTCACCTGGATCGAGTTTAATAAGTTTGACTTAAACGAACTTCAGCTTCTCATTACTACTGATCAGCAGGACCGACTTTATTTAGCCAGTGCGATTGTGGCTCAGTAGCTGCCGCTGACAACAGATCAGCATCAGCGGTGTGTCACTCACTAGGACATGTCCAGCAGCTGGTCCAGGTCCACACCTCGGAAGGTGAACTTCCTGAAGGTACGCTTCTTCTTGATCTCGGTTTCAGCCTGGAAGAGACAGACATGGCTCCCGGTCAGAAAGTAGCTTCCACAGTTAGAAAACACACCACGGGCCTAACACTCGGTTCGTGGACGCACAGTGACAATAATCAAAGGTTGTGTTATGCTGTTTTAACTCAGAGGAACATTATACACACGGCTCGGTTCGAACCATTAGCTCAGACTACGCAGGGCCACCGTGTTAGCTTAGCCACAGCGCAGGCTAACAAATCTCTACAAACATGTTTATCTGACATTTTTTGGCCACGATTTTCTACTTATAAGTCAGTGTGGGTGTGCAACTGTCTGGACACACAGTCAGACATCTTAACTATCCGCCATACACCTCGGATGAATGTAGATTATATTCAATAAGATTCACGATCGGTTTAACACCTACCATCTTGCCTGGAGTTCCGGGGGGAAAGAACGGCCTGAAATCCCGCCCGGCCTCATATCGCGGGATTTAAGACACAGCATCCGGTGGAGTCTTCCGGACTCAGCTCCCTCgttgaccagcaggtggcgctgtgacaTCAAAATAGCAGTTTCTGAAAAGTGTCAGGTTTCTACCGACGTGTCCGGGTTTCACTTTCACGTTTGTAAATAACTCTTTAGTCTCACTTCTGGTCTTCAGGAGGGAAACTAGCGACACTTTGTTCATgacaaatatgatttaattattaacaAAGGAAAAGGAATGAAAGTGTGTAAACTTATTTAAGTGATGTTAAtttgtgagaaagaaaaaaaatgatggtcatctgtatttatgtttttatttatatcaaagGGTCAGGTCAGAAATAAACTAGCCTTAACTAAAAAAGGCCCTAAAGTGGAAAGTACAACcgcatttactcaagtactatACTTCACTGTAAGTATCACAGTTTGATGCTGGACATTTTAGGTGGTGGGAGGGTATTTATGGTTTTACTTACCCATAtatacaaactttttttttatttattaacgtCAATACATTTGAGAGGAttatataatacaaaatgtaaaaacagtgTTGAAGAGTACTCCGTAAACCTCACTTTGCAGTGTTAAGGTGGCTCCACCGAAGCAACATCAGCTCTCTAAAGTTCTCACATGGTTTAATGTAAATGACTGTTTGAGTCCCAGACAATAATATACAGATGTGTGCAAAATAATTGTATT is a window encoding:
- the rps15 gene encoding 40S ribosomal protein S15 — its product is MAETEIKKKRTFRKFTFRGVDLDQLLDMSYEQLMQLYCARQRRRLNRGLRRKQQSLLKRLRKAKKEAPPMEKPEVVKTHLRDMVILPEMVGSMVGVYNGKTFNQVEIKPEMCGHYLGEFSITYKPVKHGRPGIGATHSSRFIPLK